The Hermetia illucens chromosome 2, iHerIll2.2.curated.20191125, whole genome shotgun sequence genomic interval atggtactcagcaacgtgatacctctataattgctgcactgcgtgataatacctatttgccagtcgtcaggcattgattcgctgtcccactccttgagtataagttgttgaaccgcttggtgtaattggttgcctccatatttaatcaactccatcgactcctggcgacttatgatttttaagccgatgtgtTTTGgagggcttcagtgttaactctcacctgattgtcagaggtgattctgggtgatgtttttattcgaactcggagcaccatgccaacgagatactgatccgagtctatattggcccccctatatgttctgacattcatccaggctgagagttggcggcgttcgatcagcacgtgctCAATTTGCATATGCAGTGGTCCCGTCtaaagaggcccacgtatgtttgtggaccgctttccgtgcacatcagatacttccaacaaccatttcgtgtgatactgcttgGATAATCCGCCGTCCATTATtatttgcattttgatgtaagctgtgtgaacgtatcgcctgaataagggctccaTCTCTACTTGGGTGttaatccccaagtatgattttgatatcatatctgggacaggcttcgagcgttcattctactgcctcgtggaatatatctttctccgactcctCAGTCTTCTCTGTgggggcgtaaacgttaatgaggtttatatttctaaattttcctcgcaagcgcagagtgcatagccgttcgcttatattttccatgccgataacagcaattttcattttttggctgactaagaaacctattccgagtacttggtttactggatggccactataatatatggtgtagtgattcTTCCCCGGGAAACCGGTCCGcgtccaacacatctcctgcaacgctgttacatcaaccatATATTGGGAAGGGGTATCGGCCAACTGCtcagcagctccatctctgtacaggggcgcacgttccatgagaaaatgcgcaaatcgttattcttttgtcgttgcagggttcgtcgttgtgttatccgtcttgtccgaggctcctgttgtagcttcataactttggttttccatgtGGGGTTGTCGCTGGAAGCAGCGACGTCAATAATGAAAGGAACAGGGAAGGGAGTGGAGTTGTAGTCAAAAACCGCGTATGCAGCGAACGGCCATGCTGTCACCGCATGCATTGGTTATGCGCTATGAAAACTGTGCTTTTCGTATCTGCAAATTTCTAGAAATGTTTCCTTTCAAAAGCTTTGGCCTACCTGCCAACTACCCTGACAGTCTTGTTTGGAGGCGACTTTGGAGTACTGTTTTCGCCGCTGCTAATATCGAGAAAGATAActtggtggtcactgtgaaGATAGGCTGGCGTACTTTCAGCTGACAAGCGAATTTAGTTCCTCCATCTTTCTATGTGATACATGACTAACAGCAGCATCAGGAGTAATTTATAGGGATTTCAATACGTTTTTCTATCGCAAAGAAAACTCgttaaatttttgtttgcaaaatagtATATTTGGTAAGTCAGTCAGTTCAGTTTTTCGTTTAAGCAGCAGCCTTCTTCTTCCAAACGCCATCATATCCCCAGGCAGGGGAAGCATAAGCGTGTCCCCATCCAGCTCCGTATCCCCAACCATGTCCGTAACCAGCTACAACTGGAGCGTTGTAGGCAGCGTGGAGTGGAGCGACGGCGGCATGTCCCCAACCAGCGGTGGCGAGTGGAGCAACGGCGGCAGCATGTCCCCAACCACCATATCCCCAACCTCCGTATGGAGCA includes:
- the LOC119649493 gene encoding cuticle protein 64-like, coding for MKFVLLALALIGAASAGYVAPYGGWGYGGWGHAAAVAPLATAGWGHAAVAPLHAAYNAPVVAGYGHGWGYGAGWGHAYASPAWGYDGVWKKKAAA